The Anopheles gambiae chromosome 2, idAnoGambNW_F1_1, whole genome shotgun sequence genomic sequence TACTGCCGTCCGGTTTCTCGTACTCAATCAGCGCCGTCCAAGGGTAGTCATCGAGCTGCGTAAATTGGCTTCCAATGAGTCGCGTATTAGTGCGTACACCACAGTGCGGAGGAGATGGTAAAGGGTTCTGTTCGTCCGGTGGTGGACCTGCACAGCATACCTGAAGCATTGAGCACCTATAAGAATGCTGACCATGTCCCTTCCTGTGCGTACTCACCCAAGGCTGCCGTTCGTGCATGCTACATCTGCTTTTGATCAAGAACGTTCGCTCTTTCGCTGACACTTCCGCTTTGTGGAGGAGTACATGGAGCAGCGGCTCACATTCTCGAATGGAAATACACTTTCCTGGTTCGCCGGCAGGATTGATGCAGAAAGCTCCCGGCTTCGGTTGTGCTGATGTATCTGATAAGTAATGATATAGCTGTATTTAATCATTTGCCCAGATTGACGCTCAATATGATTAAATTAACTTACATTCAGTTTGAACAGCTTGTATCGTAACCACCGCTTCGACTATCACAAATATTGAGTGTAGTTTTAAACCCATCACATCGCCGTTTCAGATGCTGATCTTTGCAACAGACACAACTTAAAGCAACGCTGATTGATTCAAACTTGTCAAACAGACTGACAGTGATCTACAAAGCTGATTGTTTTTATAGGGTCTATAAACATCGCAACACCTCTCCTTATACACATACAATCACATGCAGCGTAACACATGGCTCATAGCTTGGAATGCTTGTATGTGTCGGGAATTCCATGTAACGTCACGACATCAATAATGTGATGCAGCAGAcaacgcaaaaacaaaaattaagaaGAATAGTATGCAATTCTCAATCACAATCACAGGGAACGCATATGTGTTTTTAGCATGaagatttcatttatttttaagatTACATACTCAATCAAAGTTTAATAACTTTCCGAAACTTCCAAAAGCCTCCATAGCAATGCCAATTTCTATTCCATGTTGCTTTGAATCCAATTGACATATTCCATCACGTTGGTGTAAACGTTGGGCAGTTTAACCGTACCATAGTTCCGCCCCCCAAAACTTGCCACTCCAAAAAGATACCAATGCCCTGCAATCCGTTGCATCAATGGACCACCAGCGATATCGATGCGAGTGTCTTTCTGCTGGACTACACAAAGCTGAGTGTCCGCTAAGGCAATACTAGCCTGCAGATAGTTCGAAGAGCAATTCTGAAAATCCACCAAGTCCTGTTCCACCTGTAGCTTCTTCCCGCCAATTGGCCCGAAATTCTCCTCAATCCAACCGACGCTGTGCATGGTTCGGTACCGTTGTGTTTGAAGCGAGCCATTCTGAGGTAAACAGATGGGTGCCACTGTCTCGGTGTAATGCATCTGTCGGTCTAGGCGAATCAACGCTATATCATTACGATGATTTCTGCTCGGTGATTTGTAGTCCTCATGAACAGTGATTTTATCAACTGCCACATCGATCGGTGCATCGTTGCACCGACTGTGGTCACAGTCCTCCGAAGTGCTCAGATCCCACTCACCAAGCCGTATCCGGTGGCTGCAGTGTGATAGAGAAAAGGATTAATTTACCTCTACCGTTTACGTTGCCTGCCATTCAGTTCGTGTGTACTTACACTGTCCAACCTTGCGGCAGTGAAGTAACGCAGTGAGCAGCTGTAACGACGTAACGCTCGTTGATCAATGATCCTCCACACAGATAGCTTAAGCTTCCGTTCGGCTTCCAATACTCGATCAACGCCATCCAGGGGGCCTCATCGAGTTGAGCAACTAGGCTAGTAATGAGACGTTCTGGTGCATCATTGCCACACATCGGAGGCTGCGGGAGCAGAGATTTCTGTGCTGGAGTACAGTACGCTGATAAGCACATCAGACCCATCCAAGATGCAACCCAAAGCGTAAATACGTTTCCTTTCGCAGATAGCATTCTGTTCGGAGACGGGTTTCCCTACTACGTGTATTTATGGTTGCGTTCAGCAGATGACTGCAAACTGTAGATTAAAAGTACTTGATTCGATTATATATATGTAAGAAAGGGGGACACGAGAGCGGAAAGGAATGAGGGAAGGCGCCGAATACTCCAACACTGGAGAACAATACTCGACACAACCGGATCACGACAACTGCAAAACCAACCGAGGGGGTGGAGGAGGTGGACCGAATGAGGGAGAACGTTGACACAGACTTTTTCTCTTTTGACGGTGTTGCTTTATTGAGTTCTGATCAACGACTGACTGCTCAGCCCAAGTTCTCTTCTTTATAACATTATCCCGATTGCATCAGGCAATACTAGCTTTCAACTTTACATACAATTCTACACTCGGCCCTTCCTGATGGACTTCGATCCTCGATGTCCTACACCTAGTTTACTTATCCTTATTCCTTCAATTCCTGATCTTCATCTAATTCGTCTTCGTCAGACGATTCAATCGTAGCATATGACCATAGTTTGATATTGTCGTCACTCGTACTCGTAACTTGAGGCCCTTCGCAACTAGCTGCCTTTTTAACGTCATATCGCCCATTTCTTTTTACCTTCGTTATTTCGTACGGACCCAAAAATTCATTAGCTAACTTTCTTCCTGCCACAAATTGAGTTCTCTTTATTGCTACCAAATCACCAATCTTATACCCATGTTCCGGCTTTCTTTTCTTATCAAATTGCTCCTTATATCTCTTTTGCGCCAACTCTATTTCTTTTCTGGCCTCTTGTCTCATACCCTGTCTATCCCGTTCGTATTCTTCATACCATTCTTTTTCCAGCATTTCGTGTAATAAATCATCAGATGCCTGTCTCATTCTGACCCCAAACATTAATTCAAATGGAGATCGCCCTGTTGACGAATTAAGGTGCCCGTTTACCGACCGTTGAACTCTGTTGATTTGTTTATACCACTTAGCGGTATCTCCCATCGATAGTTTTCCCAGCACTGATAAAATCGTCCGATTTATACGTTCCGCCTGGCCGTTTCCTCGTGGTACTCCCGTAGTGGAGACGATATGCTCGATGTTTTGCTTCTGAACGAATTCGGCAAATACCTTAGCCGTGAACGCTGCCCCTCTGTCCGTTATTACTCGGGTCGGATATCCGAATATCGACGACCAACTCTCCAGTTTTTGCAACACTTCCTCCGCATTCGTTGTTCTAGTAGGATAAAGCCaaacaaatttagaaaacccaTCCACCACGGTTAAAATATACCTGTATTGTTTTGAAGTGGCATCCATGGGCCCCACATGGTCCAAATGCAATGTACGTAGAGGCGCATCTCCTTTGTCGATTGGGTTCAAGCATCCCTCTTGTCGTCCTAACTTTTTGTTGTGTAAGATGCACTTCACACAGTTCGAGATATGTTGCTTCACCAATACCTCTAGATGTGGAATCCAAAACTTCTGCCTTATGGTATGCATAGTACGCTGTGCCCCATAATGCCCGTCGTTATGTGCGTTTTCTATGATCTGCTTCCTCATGTTTCGTGGAATCACTAATAGTTCGTTTCCATCCACTACAGTGTATAAAAGTCCTCCTTTCAATTTATACGATCCGTAGGGCCTATCCAATAGAATTTCACTAATTGCTTTCACCATCTCGTCCTGTTGTTGGTTCTTACGAATACGTGCCGTTAGTTCATTTGTCACAGTCATCACTTCCGTCGGATATCGGCTCAAACAGTCCAcgtgttgcatttttttacccGATCGGTGTTCAACTTCAAACACAAAATCTTGTAAGAACATCACCCATGGTAACACTTCCTGCGGCACTTCCGATTTTTTCAATGTACACTTAAACGCTGCACAGTCAGTAACTAATTTAAAAGGACGACCCAAAAGATACTGCCGAAACTTTTTAACCGCTAGAAACACTGCTTTAGCCTCGAGCACGTAGCTATGTTTGTTGGATTCCGGTTCACTTGTCTTTTTACTCCAAAAATACACTGGATGCAATTTTCCTTCTACCCACTGTAACAATGTTGCACCAAACCCTGCTTTTGAAGCGTCCGTATGAAGTTCCGTTTTTGCTTCGGGATCAAATAACCTTAACACTGGCTCTTTTATTAATTCCTCTTTTAGCCGTTTGAAGGCTTCCAATGCACTTCCCGTTATTTCAAAAGATGTATCTTTCTGCAACAAATCCGTAAGCGGCCTGGCGATTTTCGAATAGTCTTTTACAAACTTCCGGAAAAACCCCGTTAATCCCAGAAACGCTTGCACTGCTTTAACGTTCTGCGGAATACGAAAATGTTTCACtgcatttattttttccacACTTGGCGATATCTGTCCAGTTTTCACCCGATGACCCAAAAACGTTATTTCCCTTTGCATGAACTGGCACTTTTTCCACTTAATGTTCAAACCGTGCTCTGCTGCCACTTTTAACACTCTTTCCGTTTTCCATAAACATTCTCGTTCGGTTGAGCCATGGATAACCATGTCATCCATGTACAAATCCAGTAGGTTGTTTGTAATAAGATCCCGAAACACATGATTAACATACCGGATAAACACTGCGGGCGAATTACACAAACCAAACGGCGCGCGATTAAACTCGTACAACCCTCGTCTCGTTGCAAACGCTGTATATTTTTTACTATTCTCTGCTACCGGCACATGGAAAAATCCATTCTCCAGGTCCATAACCGTGAACCATTGTGCACATTGTAGTTTTTGCACGACATCATCGATTACTGGTATCGGGAATCCGTCTTTCAAAATCATCGAATTCAATTTCCGATAATCGACACACACCCGGTTGCTCCCGTCCTTTTTCTTCACTATAACTATGCGGCTCGCAAAATTCGACACAGAAGGCCTAACAATACCCTCTTTAAGCCACTCATCCACTTGCGCATCCACTGCTTCAGATTCCGAAAAAGACAATCTGCTTGGTGGGTGGCGGAACGGCATTATCTGTCCGTCTGGAACAATTTCCAACTTAACTGGACACGTTTCTTTTCTCTCACTGCAGCTGGTATTATTGTATGTCTCGATCATTGTCATTATCTCGCCCCGAAATTGAGGCGGGATAACCGGTTCCATTGTCTCGCTGGCGCACATTGTGTTCATCACTTCGCTTAAAATATTGTTCACATGCTGTTGTCGTTCGTGTTCTTCTTCATTTCTCTGTATCCCCAACACATGCTCGTTTCTTCGGGGCTCGATCATGACCGTTTCGTTGTTAATATTGTAATTAACAGAATGCAAAAAATCCATACCTACGATAAGGGGTGTTCTAATCGCCTCGTATGGTACCAGAACCCACTGCACCTGATATACCCAATTGTCTATGTTTACGGCAAGTGTGGCTTCGCCGAATCCATTTTGGGGCACTCCACCTAGCCCTCTCAAAATGTGGTTCGATTGTTTCCATTGTTTGAACTGCGATGGAAGTCCCGCGAAAACATCTTCACGCATGAGTGATACCTCGCTCCCGGTGTCGATCAGAGCCGCATATTCCTTCCCGCACACGCTCACTTGTTTTGTTGGTAATTCTTTATTTGATTCCTGGATCTGACCTCCCATCACGCTGTAGCtatttttattacagtttCGAGCGATATGCCCCACGCCTCCACATTTGAAACACTTTACCGGAGATCGCTCATTTGTACTCGGTACAATAGCGCGCGTGTCAGCTACCAGTCGCTTCTTGATAGAACAATCCTTCGCCCGATGCCCCGATCTACCGcattcaaaacattttgttgACTTAACACACTTTTGTGCTTCATGCCCTAACTCCCCGCAAATATAACACTTCCGCAAACCTACCCCACCATTCCTTTGATCTTGTTGACCATTGTTCCTCTTCACAACACTTTTCTTCTCCGCTCTCTCCATGCGCAACAGCTCTTCTTTCAGCTCGGCCATACTGCGCGCTCGATAAAGGGATGCACGCACTTTTGTGTCGCACGCCACACCGTCCACGATATACTCGATGATGCTCTCAACATCGATTTCCGTATCTCGAGCTATACGCTGCATCTCATACACGTATTCGAGCATTGTTTCCTGGGGACGTTTTACCCGTGACATAAGCCGCCTATGCACATCACTCGACCGCACTATTTCACCAAATTCCTTCATCAGCTTTGATCGCAAAGCTGCGTACGATATTATGTTTCTTTCAGTCGAGAGAAAACTCCGCGCAACTCCCACCATTTTTCTCCGGCACATAATAAATCTTTGCTCGTCTGTCCAGTGCGCCATGTTGGCCACTCCCTCGAAATCGTCAAACCATGCCCCAATGTCTTTGGTAAGGTCATTGCCGTAAGGGTCAATGCCTTCTTCCACGTCGCGGAACGAATAGGGCTGCACAAACGGTGCATGTGTTTCTATACTTCTAGGCACATCCATCTTTTGTGACACCACTTCTGTCACAATTGCTCTCGATTCCGCGGTAACAGCCATAGCACCACCCGCCGCAGTCGCACCATTGCTGCCAGTTTCTGAATCCGCATCCACGTCAAAATATCCAGACGCGTTTATTTCGCCGATATTTTCCTCGCGCTGGCCGTCGCTTGTTACCCCTGCTTCTAATAAACGCTTAGCTAATTCTTCCTTGGTTCCGGACAGTGCTAGTCCCGCCGTTTCGCACATCCGAACCAATCCCGCACGCGTATATTCGCTTAGAAaacgttccattttttttttttgtatataacGCGCCAAAATGCTAGAAAACGCAACTCTTTTTCGCACCCCAAACGCACAGCGTTAgttcctcacacacacacacgcacagcgtCTGCTCCTCAGGCACCCAGCACTTACAAGCACGACGCCTAGTTATGCAGCACACCTCTTTCAAACCGCAGCTTTTCGGGCCCACCGCACCAATCTCCTTGCCTACCGCTTAACTTGCGAACCCAGTGCAGAAACGCCGAAAGCCACTCGCGCACACAGCGCCTTTCTGTTGCAAACCGCAACTTCACGCGCACACAgcgcacaaacgcacacagctTCTCGCGCACCCCGCGCCTTTTTCGATGCTAACTGCAACTTCACCGCGCACACAGCGCTAATCCTTTTTTCACCTAGCACACTCGCGCACCCggcgcaaaaaaaacgcacacagctTCTCGCGCACCCAGCGCCTTTTCGTTGCAAGCCGCAACTTCACGCGCACACAGCGCACCAACGCACACAGCTTCTCGCGCACCCAGCGCCTTTTTGTTGCAAGCCGCAACTTCACGCGCACACAGCGCTAATCCTTTTTTCACCTAGCACACTCGCGCACCcagcgtaaaaaaaaaacgcacacagctTCTCGCGCACCCAGCGCCTTTTCGTTGCAAGCCGCAACTTCACGCGCACACAGCGCACCAACGCACACAGCTTCTCGCGCACCCCGCGCCTTTTCGTTGCAAGCCGCAACTTCCCGCGCACACAGCGCACCAACGCACACAGCTTCTCGCGCACCCAGCGCCTTTTTGTTGCAAGCCGCAACTTCACGCGCACACAGCGCACCAACGCATAAACACGCACAACTACTCGCGCACACAGCGCCTTCTTTCACACCGCCAAAACTTGCGCACCCAGCGCCTGATCGCACCGAACACCCGTACGAAACGCCGCTACACTCGTACACTGTTCTTTTGTGCTCCGTCCAGCGCACCCAGCGCTTTGATGCCTCACTGTCTCACTCCACACAACGTCGATCGCAATCGAATTTCCAGGAAATTCACACTTGTCCCAAAGCGCGTTCGTCGTGATCCCACTTCTGACACCAAATGTAAGAAAGGGGGACACGAGAGCGGAAAGGAATGAGGGAAGGCGCCGAATACTCCAACACTGGAGAACAATACTCGACACAACCGGATCACGACAACTGCAAAACCAACCGAGGGGGTGGAGGAGGTGGACCGAATGAGGGAGAACGTTGACACAGACTTTTTCTCTTTTGACGGTGTTGCTTTATTGAGTTCTGATCAACGACTGACTGCTCAGCCCAAGTTCTCTTCTTTATAACATTATCCCGATTGCATCAGGCAATACTAGCTTTCAACTTTACATACAATTCTACATATAGGCGAAGGATTTCTCAGAACACTGAACAAGCACAAGAAAGGTTACATGAATAATCTAGTTTTGCATCTTATACCGATTGTTGATAGTACattgtttatttagttttttttgtaatgtaatGGTGGAGTGCTCAATTTTGATTGATAACTCCTGTTCCAAAAGATTGCAATTCGCGTTTCTCCTGTGATGATCCCTCTTAGTAGATATTGTCCTTTATCCAGTCCACATACTCCGCCACATTCGTGTACACATCGGGCACACCGAACGTTCCGCACTTGCGCGGTCCGAAGCTATTTACACCGATCAGATACCACGACCCGGTCATCTGTCGCATCAGCGGGCCGCCCGAGTTACCGCTGCACGTATCCTTGCTACGAACGCCACCGGCACACATATGGGTCTGTTTCAGCAAGATACCATTCCGCTCATAAATCGGCGCACACTCCTGCAGGCTTTTGATTTCAACCTCGACCTTCAGTTTCTTCTCGCTGGCCGTTGCCGAATTGGTTTTCCTCCAGCCAACCTCGTAGCTGATCAGCCCATCATGGCTACGGTTGCGAAGTGAGCTGCTCAGGGGCAAACAGATAGGCCGCACGGTTTGTGAGTAGTTTACCGGCCGGGTGAAGCGTATTAGCGCGATATCGTTCGCATTGCTCTTATCCTTCGTATCGTAACCGGTATGGACAACAATCTGCT encodes the following:
- the LOC1273921 gene encoding CLIP domain-containing serine protease B4-like; this encodes MLSAKGNVFTLWVASWMGLMCLSAYCTPAQKSLLPQPPMCGNDAPERLITSLVAQLDEAPWMALIEYWKPNGSLSYLCGGSLINERYVVTAAHCVTSLPQGWTVHRIRLGEWDLSTSEDCDHSRCNDAPIDVAVDKITVHEDYKSPSRNHRNDIALIRLDRQMHYTETVAPICLPQNGSLQTQRYRTMHSVGWIEENFGPIGGKKLQVEQDLVDFQNCSSNYLQASIALADTQLCVVQQKDTRIDIAGGPLMQRIAGHWYLFGVASFGGRNYGTVKLPNVYTNVMEYVNWIQSNME
- the LOC11176153 gene encoding CLIP domain-containing serine protease B4-like; the protein is MMLFGGVQVSRVPGAPLFFVLLWIGHVFGLEPVSSTQNTSSLPESPHCGIQLGDRVLSGQSTQIDEFPWTALIEFQKPDGSFGFHCGGSLINDRYIVTAAHCIKSIPRDWKVQRVRLGEWDLTSANDCQNEFCSDAPIDLDIEQIVVHTGYDTKDKSNANDIALIRFTRPVNYSQTVRPICLPLSSSLRNRSHDGLISYEVGWRKTNSATASEKKLKVEVEIKSLQECAPIYERNGILLKQTHMCAGGVRSKDTCSGNSGGPLMRQMTGSWYLIGVNSFGPRKCGTFGVPDVYTNVAEYVDWIKDNIY